The genomic segment GTGCATATTGCACAATACAGTAATACACAATTCCCAGGCAGATTCTGGGGGTCGGCATATTCCGAAAACGAATGTGTTCGAAATAGGCGGCTACACTGGCTTGAAGATGTGGGGGGAGCAGAAGCGGACTCTCCTCCGATCGAATTAGCCACTCAGTTTTGCACTAATTCCTAACAGCCAGTCATTCGATAGAGTCGTCCGACCGTTCCGAGACACCCGCGTCGAAGCGGGCGAAATACCCGACTCGCGTTCCGACGCGCGCGTCGAACGCCAGTCCCCGCCGTTCGATACGGCGTCGCAACCCTTCGAATCCGACGAAGTGCGGGTCGGGGAGCGATTCGCCGACGACGAGTCGACCGTCGGGTTTCAGCACCCGCTCGAGTTCGTCGAGTGCTCGCTTCTGGTCGGGAATCTCGCCGAGGACTAAGACCAGATACGCGGCGTCGAACGTGTCGTCCGGGTACGGAAGCGACCGTGCGTCACCGCGGATCGGTTCGACGTTCTGGGTTCCCTCCTGTCGCATTCGCGTTCGGATGTGTTCGACCATCTCCGATTGGACGTCTACGGCGTGCAGCGTCCCTGACGGTTCGATCGCCCGTGCGACCATCCCGGTGTAGTAGCCGGTTCCCGGTCCGACCTCGAGAATACGTTCTCCGGGCCAGAGCTCGAGTACGTCGCGCAGCCGGGAGCGAGTGATGACCGGACGCGGGAGGTCGATCGCGTAGCGCTGGGCGTACGGGCACGGTGATGGGTTCGATCGCCACCGAAGAGCGTATCCGAGTCCGGCGAACAGCGCGAGTCCGAGCAGGGCGGCGATCGCTCGTACGGTACGACGAGAAACCATAGTGATACCTTCACCGCGGACGGACTACAGTCTTCCCCGAACTGACGCACGCGCTGCGGGCTTGCCGTTGCTACCCCAACTACGACCGTTCTCGAAATCGGTCGTACAGTATGGCCTATACGCTCCGTTCCCTAGTCGACGGCGAGTTTGACGACGTTGTCGAGAAAACGATCGACGCCCTCGAGGACGAGGGGTTCGGCGTGCTCTGCGATATCGACGTCCAAGAAACGCTGCAAAAGAAACTCGACGAGGACTTCCGGCAGTATAGAATCCTGGGTGCGTGCAATCCGCAGTTGGCCCATCAGGGACTCGAGCATGATCTCGAACTCGGGACGTTGCTTCCGTGCAACGTCGTCGTCTACGACGATGACGACGGCGTGGTCGTCACTGCGGTCGACCCGCAGCGCCTGATCGGCATTACCGACGACGATGAGCTCGACCCGATCGGCGACGACGCGTACGAGCGCTTCGAACGGGTTCTCGAGTCTCTGTAGCCCGATTGCCTGGTTTTATATATCGGAAGAAGAGAAGATACGGTCGATGTCATTGTGTGCGCTTATGCTACTCACACTCTTCAGCGCGTTTCGACGATTTGCCGTCTACCGGACCACGAGGACGGGAACGGGCGATCGCCGAACGACCTTTTCCGCGACGCTCCCGAGCAGGACGCGTGAGATTCCCTCCTGTCCGTGGCTTCCGACGACGATCAGGTCGACCGCTTCTTCCTCTGCCGTCGCGACGATTCGGTGATCCGGTTCTCCCGTGGCGACGGTCGTTTCGAGACTTCGGCCGTGCTCCGACACGGTCTCCCTCGCAGACTCGAGGACGTTGTCCGCGTATTCCTCCACTCGCTCGGTGATGGGAATTTGCAGTTCGGGACCCACGAGTTGCGCCCACCGACTGGCCGGGACCTCGATGACGTACAGCGCGATGACGGTCGCATCCGGAAATTCTTCGAAGACTAATTCGAGGGCTTCTATCGCCAGTGGTGATCTGTCGTACGGAACGAGAATTCGCTCAGCCATGGTGAACGGATTCGACCATCCGGTATAAACGTATCACCGGATCGGACGAGGGACCGATTCTCGCGTGAAAAACGTGCTCCTACGCCACGTGACGAACGTGCTTCGACGAGGGGTAATCGGTGAGCGTTACCGTACAGACGCTCTCGATCGTCGCTGTCGTCCAGGCGTTACGACTCGCTATCGGACTGCGTCCAATCGAGAAGAGGTGGGTCGGGGCTCCCACGGCCGGGAACACCACAGACACCCGCGTCCGCTCCGGCGCGTTCGACACCGGCGGCGACGCGATTGATCTGCCAGTCGACGCCGTGGTCCGTCGCCGACTCGTGATCGCTGAGTGCGGTACGTGCGATACCCAGGTTCGCGAACGACTCGCGGAACTCGCAGTCACAACACGCGATTACGACGTTTCCCTCGCCCATACGGGGTATCCGACCCAGAGCGACGAAAGCGCTCTGGTCGACTCTCGCATCCCTAGGGACAGCGGCCAACGATTCGTCCGACTGCCGATGACCCGACGGGCGAAAACGGGGTTCGAAGCACGACGAGCGGGGGCGGGCTACGCTGCACAGTTGTTCGGTCCCAGTTCGAGTTCCGTCGCTTCGGACTCGTCTTCGGGCGGCTCCGAACCCGTGTTGATCTCGATCACGCGCTCGTAGTTCGGCGGCTTGTCGGGCGCATTGTCGACCAATCGGTCCACGAACTCGTCCTCGTTCAATCCCAGCAGATCGAGGTCGTCGCGGAGGTCGTCCAGTCGAGCACCGATCAGTTCGCCGGGCGAGCCGACCTCGTATTGGTTGTCCTCCGTGACCGACACGTGGCCCGGAAGGATCCGCGTCTCCTCCGGTAACTCGAGGATGGTCTCGTGGAGCGACTCGTAGAGCAGTTCGGCGCCGCGGGACGCGTCTTCGTCGCCGAACTGGAGTTCAGTCCGGCCGACGGACTCGACGAACAGCGTATCGCCGGTCACCAACGCCTCGTCGTCGACGAGGTAGTTGACCATCTCGGTCGTGTGCCCTGGCGTATGCAGCGTTTCGAGTTCGATTTCGCCGAGTTCGATCGTCTCGCCGTCGGCGAGGGGTTCGTAGTCGTACTCGACGCCCCGCTCGCTCGCGTTCTCCCCGAGATGGTAGGGGACGTCCAGCTCCGTCGCCAGTTTCGATCCACCCGAGATGTGGTCGGCGTGGACGTGAGTGTCGAGGACGCGTTCAATCGTCAGCCCAGCCTCCTCGGCGACGATCTTGAACTGGTCCGTCTGTCGCGTCGGATCGACGACGACGGCCACCTCGGCGTCTCTCGAGCCGACGACGTAGCCGAGACAGCCCTTCGCCCGTCGCTGCAGTTGAAGAATGACGAGATCGTCGTTTTCGGTCTCGACAGGAACGACCTCGTAGACCTTGCTCCAATCCTCCATGCCGCCTTTTACGACGGACACGTCGTCGTAACCGTGTTGCTCGAGTTCGAAGCTGAACGGCGTCGACGTGAGTCCCTTCCCGCAGATCGCGACGATCGAGTCGCCATCGCGGGCGTTCTCGAGTTGCTCGAGTTGCTCGTCGCTCAGTTCTTCGCCTGGGCCGAACGGGACGTTCTCAGCGCCGTGGATCCGCCAGCCCTCGTAACTGTCTTCGGGGCGCGTATCGACGAGCGTAAACGACTCGTTCGAATCGATCATCTCTGCGAGTTGCTCGGGTGAAATCTGGTTCACCATTGGAATTTCCTCACAATATTATTTGGAACGAGCCACCGATAGTTCCTATCCCTGCATGGACATCCTCGACCAGTGATACTGGCGTCGATTGACGTAACGGAGACCGAAGCTGCAACGCAGAGAGACTCGTTCGATCGAGGTCGTCGAACAGCAGTCTTCGAGCGTCCGTCTGCAGAAATGGCCGGCTCAGTCTTCGGATGTCGTGCCGTGGACCGTCTCCCAGGCCGGAGCCGGCGCCGGTGGTTCGTGGGTACCGAACTCGGGATGGGTCTCCTCCATCCAGAGATAGACAACGGTACCCGAGAGGAACATCAAGACGGCGGTCATGTAGAACGCGCCTTCGGCGCTCACGAACTCCATCGAGAGGCCGATCAGGATCGCACCGACGCCGTAGCCGGCGTCGCGCCACATCCGGTAGACGCCCATACCGGCCGACCGCCAGGTCGGATGGGCCGCGTCGCTGGGAACGGTCATCAGGTTCGGGTAGAGCAAGGCCATTCCAAGCCCGGAGAGGCCAGATAGGATCGCCCAGGGGAGGTAGCCCTTGACGAACACCATGCCGAGGACGCCCGCGCCAGCGAGGAACATCCCTGCAACGACCGGAGGTCGGCGCCCGATGCGGTCCGCAAGACCACCGGTACCGATCTGGAGGAAGTACATCGCGCTGTGGACGCCGACGACGACGCCGACGGCCTCGATCGCGAGCCCCTGACTCGTCAAATACAGGGGCACGGCGATCCAGAACAGCGTGTCGACGAAGTTTTCGATGTGGCCAGCCTGGGCCGCCGCGAACAGCGTCCTGTCACCGTAAGTCGCTCGCTTCAGCACTGCGTTGAACGGGAGGTTCGCGTCGTGGTGGTCGTCGTCGCCCTCGAGTTGTGTGAACTGGACGGTCTCCTTGATGAGAAAGACTGAGATGAGGAACGCCAGCACCACCACGGCGGCCAGGAAGACGAACGGCTCTGGCCGGAGGCTCCACTGGCCGGCGATAACACCCGTGATCCACGCGCCCGCGGCGACGCCGGTGTAGCCGAACGCCTCGTCGATACCGACGGCGAGCCCGCGCTGCTCAGGACCGGCGAGGTCGATCTTGGCGTTGATTGCCATGCTCCAGGTCAGCGCCTGATTAATCCCCAGTAAGATGTTCCCGACGGTGATCCAACTCCAACTGGGCGCGAAGATCAGGATCAACGGAATCGGCAGTGCGGTAATCCAGCCGAGAACGAGCACCGGCTTGCGCCCGTACTCTTCGCCCCACTTGCCGGCGTAGAGGTTGAGCAACGCCTTGACGAAGCCGAAGGAGACGACGAACGAGCCGATGACGAGGAACGATTCGACGCCGAGGACGTCCTCGCCCAGAACGGGGACGACGGTCCGCTCCGAACCGATCGTCAGGCCGGTCGCGAACACCAGCAGGACGTGCAGCGAGAACTGTCCGAGGTGTTCACGGATCCCTTGTTTCAGTTCCGTTCGCTCACTCATCGGTCACTCGTACGATCAGTATCCGAATAGGGATGATGCGGGACATGACCGGCACCGTTAATTTTTCCGAGGATGAACACACCCATATGAGTCTGTACGAGGCCTCTTTTCGACTGAAACACGAGTGTCCCTACCGAAAGATCTCGGAGCGATACCCGGACCTGACGATCCGCGAGTGGTACCTGAGTGACTGCCAGGTCCTTGAGATCAGCTCGGCGGCGGCGCCGACCGACGAGTTGCTGGAGGAGATTAAACGGATCGGAACGGTCCTCCACGAGTCGATCGACG from the Natronococcus sp. AD-5 genome contains:
- a CDS encoding class I SAM-dependent methyltransferase — protein: MVSRRTVRAIAALLGLALFAGLGYALRWRSNPSPCPYAQRYAIDLPRPVITRSRLRDVLELWPGERILEVGPGTGYYTGMVARAIEPSGTLHAVDVQSEMVEHIRTRMRQEGTQNVEPIRGDARSLPYPDDTFDAAYLVLVLGEIPDQKRALDELERVLKPDGRLVVGESLPDPHFVGFEGLRRRIERRGLAFDARVGTRVGYFARFDAGVSERSDDSIE
- a CDS encoding universal stress protein, giving the protein MAERILVPYDRSPLAIEALELVFEEFPDATVIALYVIEVPASRWAQLVGPELQIPITERVEEYADNVLESARETVSEHGRSLETTVATGEPDHRIVATAEEEAVDLIVVGSHGQEGISRVLLGSVAEKVVRRSPVPVLVVR
- a CDS encoding MFS transporter; translation: MSERTELKQGIREHLGQFSLHVLLVFATGLTIGSERTVVPVLGEDVLGVESFLVIGSFVVSFGFVKALLNLYAGKWGEEYGRKPVLVLGWITALPIPLILIFAPSWSWITVGNILLGINQALTWSMAINAKIDLAGPEQRGLAVGIDEAFGYTGVAAGAWITGVIAGQWSLRPEPFVFLAAVVVLAFLISVFLIKETVQFTQLEGDDDHHDANLPFNAVLKRATYGDRTLFAAAQAGHIENFVDTLFWIAVPLYLTSQGLAIEAVGVVVGVHSAMYFLQIGTGGLADRIGRRPPVVAGMFLAGAGVLGMVFVKGYLPWAILSGLSGLGMALLYPNLMTVPSDAAHPTWRSAGMGVYRMWRDAGYGVGAILIGLSMEFVSAEGAFYMTAVLMFLSGTVVYLWMEETHPEFGTHEPPAPAPAWETVHGTTSED
- a CDS encoding DUF302 domain-containing protein; the protein is MAYTLRSLVDGEFDDVVEKTIDALEDEGFGVLCDIDVQETLQKKLDEDFRQYRILGACNPQLAHQGLEHDLELGTLLPCNVVVYDDDDGVVVTAVDPQRLIGITDDDELDPIGDDAYERFERVLESL
- a CDS encoding MBL fold metallo-hydrolase, whose translation is MVNQISPEQLAEMIDSNESFTLVDTRPEDSYEGWRIHGAENVPFGPGEELSDEQLEQLENARDGDSIVAICGKGLTSTPFSFELEQHGYDDVSVVKGGMEDWSKVYEVVPVETENDDLVILQLQRRAKGCLGYVVGSRDAEVAVVVDPTRQTDQFKIVAEEAGLTIERVLDTHVHADHISGGSKLATELDVPYHLGENASERGVEYDYEPLADGETIELGEIELETLHTPGHTTEMVNYLVDDEALVTGDTLFVESVGRTELQFGDEDASRGAELLYESLHETILELPEETRILPGHVSVTEDNQYEVGSPGELIGARLDDLRDDLDLLGLNEDEFVDRLVDNAPDKPPNYERVIEINTGSEPPEDESEATELELGPNNCAA
- a CDS encoding DUF7542 family protein, yielding MGEGNVVIACCDCEFRESFANLGIARTALSDHESATDHGVDWQINRVAAGVERAGADAGVCGVPGRGSPDPPLLDWTQSDSES